One bacterium genomic window, GGTGGAACGGCGCGAGATCGTGATCGTCGGCGCCGGACCGGCGGGATCGGCCTTGGCGTTCTTTCTGGCGCGGGCCGGGCGGGACGCGCTCCTCGTGGACCGCGCCGAATTTCCGCGCGACAAGACCTGCGGCGACGCGCTGTCGCCGCGCGCCCTCGACGTGCTGCGCACCATGGGACTCGCGGCGGAACTGGCGCCGCTCGGCGCCGTCTCGCGGCGCGTCCGCTTCGTCGCCCCCGGCGGGGCCGCGGCCGAGACCGCGATTCCCGGACGCGACGGCGAGGACGGCCGCGTCCTCGGCCTGCCGCGCCGCGAGCTCGACGAGCGGCTGCGGCGCCGCGCCGTCGAGGCCGGCGCCTCGTTCCGCGGCGGATGCCGCGTCGAGGCGCCGCTCGTCGAGGGCGGACGGGTCGTCGGCTTCGCCGCGCGCGACGCCGAAGGGCCGCTCGAACTGCGCTGCGCGGCGGCGGCGCTCGCCGTCGGGGCGACGCTGCCGCTCGTCGACCGCTGCGGCCTCGCCGCCGGACGGCGCGCGCTCGGCGCCGCGGCGCGGCTCTACGCCCGCGGCGACGTGGCCGAGGAGGGCACGATCGAGTTCTTCTTCGACGGCGCGCCGCTGCCCGGCTACGGCTGGATCTTCCCCGTCGGCCCGGGACTCGCCAACGTCGGCGCCGGCCGCGGCCCCGCGCGCCGCGCGGAAGTCGGCGTCTCCGCGCGGCGGGTCTTCGACAGCTTCGTCGCTTCCTCCTCGATCGCGCCGCGCCTCGCCGGGGCGCGGCTCGACGGTCCGCCGCGCGCCTTCCCGCTCCGCTTCGACTTCCTCGACTCGCCGCTGGCGCGTCCCGGGCTGGTCCTCGTCGGCGAGGCCGCGGGGCTCGTCAATCCGCTCTCGGGCGAGGGGATCGACTTCGCGCTCGAGTCCGGGATGCTCGCCGCGGAGAACCTCGCCGCGGCGCTCGCCGCCGGCGTTTCGCCCGAGGAGACGGCGCGGCGCCACGCCGCCGCTCTGCGCCGCCATTGCGCGCGCTGGTTCCGCGGCATCCTCTGGGTTCGCGATCTCTACCTGCGCCGCGCGACGCTCGACCGCCTCGTCGGCGCCGCGCGGCGTCGTCCCGAACTGGCGCGGCTGCTGGCGCAGATCGCGCTCGGCGCGGCGCCGCCGCGCGCCGCCTTCGCCCCGACGACGATCCTCAAACTCGTCGCCGGCTGAGCTCAGCGCGCCTGACGGCGCAGGAAGTCGGCGATCCGCGCCACGCCTTCCTCGATCGTCTTGCTGTGGCAGGCGTAGCTCAGGCGGATGTGCTGCCCCTCGTTGCACTGCGGCGGCCCGAAGTGGTGATCGGCCAGCACGGCGATGTTCCCTTGATGGAGCAGCCGCCGCCGCAGCTCCTCCGAGTCGTGGGCCCCGATCATCCGGCAGGCTTCGTCCACGTTGACCCAGGCGTAGAACGCGCCCCCCGGCTTCGGGCAACGGAACCCCGGCACTTCGTTGAGCAGCCGGACGATGAGGTCGCGCCGCTCCGCGAACTTCGCCTTCATCCGCTCCGCCTCGTCCTGCGGCCCGTTGATCGCCGCGAGCGCCGCGATCTGGCTCACGTGCGGCGCGCAGGACTCGGTGTTCGTCACCCAGCGCGCGAGGATCGGCGCCAACGCGCGGTTGCTGGCCCACCCGACGCGCCAGCCGGTCATCGACCAGGTCTTGCTGCAGCCGTCGGCGAGGATCGTCCGCCGCTGCATCTCCGGCTGGGAGACGATCGAGGAGAACGCGCCGTCGTAGACGAGGCGGGAGTAGATCTCGTCGGCGTAGACCCAGATGTGCTCGTGCTTGCGGAGGATCGCGCAGACGGCGCGCAGCGTCTCTTCGTCGAGCGTCGCCCCGGTCGGGTTGTGCGGCGTGTTGAGGATCAGCAGCCGCGTGTTGGAGGTGATCCGCCGCTCGAGGTCGTCGGGATCGAGGCGGTAGCCGTTGGCCTCGCGCAGGCAGAGCGGCGCCGGCACGGCGCCCTGCGCGCGGATCTGCGATTCGTAGATCGGGAAACCCGGCACGGGATAGACGACCTCGTGCCCCTTGCCGTAGTCGGTGGTGGTCGCGACCGCGTAGGCGATGAACGGCTTCGCCCCCGCGCCGACGACGACGTCCTCGGGCCGGATCTCGACGCCCCGGCCGCGGCTCATGTACTTGGCGATCGCCTCGCGCAGTTCCGGCAGCCCCGGCGACGGCGTGTAGCCGTGCCTTCCCTCGCGGATCGCCCCGATCGCCGCCTCGCAGACGTGGTCGGGGGTGCGGAAGTCGGGCTGCCCGATGCAGAACGAGATCACCGGCCGTCCGAGGCGCAGCAGTTCGTTGACTTCGGAGAGGACGACGAACGCGTTTTCGGTTCCCAACTGGTCGGCGCGGTGACTGATTTCCGCCATGGCTCACCTCTCGGGGAGGCGCGCCGTCCGCGCGGACAGGACCGCGCCGGCGAGCCCCCAGCTATGCGTACGGCGTTCGCGCCGCCGGCGCCACGGCCAACGGTCCGCGATCAACGCCAGTCCCCCACGGCGACGAACCCCGCCCAAAGCAGCGGGTCGTCCGCGCGCCGTTCGGCCCGCGCGGCGGCCAGAAGCTCCAGATGGGCCGCGCGCAGCGCCTCGTCCGTGTCGAGCCGCGCGACGAATCGCCCGCGGTAGAACGCCTGC contains:
- a CDS encoding geranylgeranyl reductase family protein translates to MRGEGGRGMVRVERREIVIVGAGPAGSALAFFLARAGRDALLVDRAEFPRDKTCGDALSPRALDVLRTMGLAAELAPLGAVSRRVRFVAPGGAAAETAIPGRDGEDGRVLGLPRRELDERLRRRAVEAGASFRGGCRVEAPLVEGGRVVGFAARDAEGPLELRCAAAALAVGATLPLVDRCGLAAGRRALGAAARLYARGDVAEEGTIEFFFDGAPLPGYGWIFPVGPGLANVGAGRGPARRAEVGVSARRVFDSFVASSSIAPRLAGARLDGPPRAFPLRFDFLDSPLARPGLVLVGEAAGLVNPLSGEGIDFALESGMLAAENLAAALAAGVSPEETARRHAAALRRHCARWFRGILWVRDLYLRRATLDRLVGAARRRPELARLLAQIALGAAPPRAAFAPTTILKLVAG
- a CDS encoding pyridoxal phosphate-dependent aminotransferase encodes the protein MAEISHRADQLGTENAFVVLSEVNELLRLGRPVISFCIGQPDFRTPDHVCEAAIGAIREGRHGYTPSPGLPELREAIAKYMSRGRGVEIRPEDVVVGAGAKPFIAYAVATTTDYGKGHEVVYPVPGFPIYESQIRAQGAVPAPLCLREANGYRLDPDDLERRITSNTRLLILNTPHNPTGATLDEETLRAVCAILRKHEHIWVYADEIYSRLVYDGAFSSIVSQPEMQRRTILADGCSKTWSMTGWRVGWASNRALAPILARWVTNTESCAPHVSQIAALAAINGPQDEAERMKAKFAERRDLIVRLLNEVPGFRCPKPGGAFYAWVNVDEACRMIGAHDSEELRRRLLHQGNIAVLADHHFGPPQCNEGQHIRLSYACHSKTIEEGVARIADFLRRQAR